A genomic stretch from Oreochromis niloticus isolate F11D_XX unplaced genomic scaffold, O_niloticus_UMD_NMBU tig00000544_pilon, whole genome shotgun sequence includes:
- the LOC109200731 gene encoding tripartite motif-containing protein 16-like: MAQKGVQLDRETFSCSICLDLLKDPVTTACGHSYCRNCIKSFWDEKDRKGIHSCPQCRKTFTPRPVLEKNIMLAALVEQLKKTGLQAAPTDHCYAGPEDVACDVCTGRKLKAIKSCLVCPASYCEKHLQPHYDAASLKKHKLVAPSKKLQENICSRHDEVMKIFCHTDQQSICYLCTMDEHKGHETVPAAAERTEKQKELEVRRLNIQQRIQEREKDVKLLQQEVEAINDSADKAVEDSEKMFTELIRLIQKRSSDVKQQVRSQQETEVSRVKELQEKLEQEIAELKRKDGELEQLSHTEDHNQFLHNYPSLSALSESTHSSSINIRPLSYFEDVTAAVSETRDKLQDILREEWTNISLTVTEVDVLLSPPEPKTRAEFLKYSRKITLDPNTANTHLLLSEGNRKVTLMKQQQFYSDHPDRFTQNHQVLSRESLTGRFYWEVEWKQGGVCNAVAYKNISRAGTGSECGFGCNDKSWALYCYTNSYTFRHNNVHTDLSGPRSSR, encoded by the coding sequence ATGGCGCAGAAAGGAGTTCAGCTGGACCGAGAAACCTTCTCTTGTTCCatctgtttggatctactgaaggatccggtgactacagcctgtggacacagctactgcaggAACTGTATTAAAAGTTTCTGGGATGAAAAGGACAGGAAgggaatccacagctgccctcagtgcaggAAGACTTTCACACCGAGGCCTGTCCTGGAGAAAAACATCATGTTAGCAGCTTtagtggagcagctgaagaagactggactccaagctgctccaactgatcactgctatgctggacctgaagatgtggcctgtgatgtctgcactgggaGGAAGCTGAAAGCCATCAAGTCCTGTTTAGTCTGTCCAGcctcttactgtgagaaacacctcCAACCTCACTATGATGCAGCttcattaaagaaacacaagctggtggccccctccaagaagctccaggagaacatctgctctcgtcatgatgaggtgatgaagattttctgtcatactgatcagcagagtatctgttatctctgcacaatggatgaacataaaggccatgaaacagtcccagctgcagcagaaaggactgagaagcagaaggagcTCGAGGTGAGACGactaaacatccagcagagaatccaggagcgagagaaagatgtgaagctgcttcaacaggaggtggaggccatcaatgactctgctgataaagcagtggaggacagtgagaagatgttcactgagctgatccgtctcatccagaaaagaagctctgatgtgaagcagcaggtcagatcccagcaggaaactgaagtgagtcgagtcaaagagcttcaggagaagctggagcaggagatcgctgagctgaagaggaaagacggcgagctggagcagctctcacacacagaggatcacaaccagtttctacacaactacccctcactgtcagcactcagtgagtctacacactcatccagcatcaatattcgtcctctgagctactttgaggatgtgacagcagctgtgtcagagaccagagataaactacaggacattctgagagaggaatggacaaacatctcactgacagtcactgaagtggatgttttactgtcaccaccagagccaaagaccagagctgaattcttaaaatattcacgtaaaatcacactggatccaaacacagcaaacacacatctgttattatctgaggggaacagaaaagtaacattaatgaaacaacaacagttttattctgatcatccagacagattcactCAAAATCATCAGgtcctgagtagagagagtctgactggacgtttttactgggaggtggagtggaaACAGGGAGGAGTTTGTAATGCAGTCGCATACAAGAATATCAGCAGAGCAGGGACGGGCAGTGAATGTGGATTTGGATGCAATGACAAATCTTGGGCCTTATACTGTTACACAAACAGTTACACATTTCGCCACAACAATGTCCACACTGACCTCTCAGGTCCTCGgtcctccaga